A single window of Athene noctua chromosome 1, bAthNoc1.hap1.1, whole genome shotgun sequence DNA harbors:
- the ANKRD6 gene encoding ankyrin repeat domain-containing protein 6 isoform X7, which produces MSQQDVVAVLSERLLVAAYKGQVENVVQLINKGAKVAVTKHGRTPLHLAAHKGHLHVVQVLLKAGCDLDIQDDGDQTALHRAAVVGNTDVIATLIQEGCALDRQDKDGNTALHEACWHGFSQSAKVLVKAGANVLAKNKAGNTPLHLACQNSHSQSTRVLLLGGSRADLKNNAGDTCLHVAARYNHLPIVRVLLSAFCSVHEKNQAGDTALHVAAALNHRKVVKLLLEAGADASVVNNAGQTPLEVARQHNNPEVALLLTKASQVSRFNRGRSLRKKRERLKEERRAQSVPRDEVVQSKGSVSAADDTPSSDQPPQRKNNLKDEPRSTSPDPRGKKSKKKKPKEKVSALSDPISPADQQTLPRPQQNVPKRRSKHHCSSPPPPHEVRAYQLYTLYRGKDGKVMQAPINGCRCEPLINKLENQLEATVEEIKAEFGTVQDKMNVKLGQMESKTQHQLRVLDKLMAERLSAERTECLHRLQQHTELEKNEGEKRQAAVLPSDFGNSAPSPSCVLLPIGKFFLYACLTSITRKTVPIEIQLLPV; this is translated from the exons ATGAGCCAGCAGGATGTGGTCGCCGTGCTTTCAGAACGCCTGCTCGTAGCTGCCTACAAAGGCCAAGTGGAGAATGTGGTGCAGCTTATCAACAAGGGTGCCAAGGTAGCGGTTACCAAG CATGGCCGGACCCCCCTACATCTTGCTGCCCACAAGGGTCATCTCCACGTTGTCCAGGTTTTGTTGAAGGCAGGTTGTGACCTGGATATTCAGGATGAT GGTGATCAGACAGCACTGCACCGGGCTGCTGTTGTAGGGAACACCGATGTTATAGCAACTCTCATTCAAGAGGGGTGTGCTTTGGACAGACAAGACAAG GATGGGAACACTGCTCTTCATGAAGCTTGTTGGCATGGGTTCAGTCAGTCTGCCAAAGTGCTCGTTAAAGCAGGAGCCAACGTTCTTGCCAAGAACAAG GCAGGTAACACACCTCTTCACCTGGCTTGCCAGAATAGCCATTCCCAGAGTACTCGTGTTTTGTTACTTGGAGGATCTCGAGCAGACCTCAAAAATAAT GCAGGAGATACCTGTCTGCATGTGGCTGCTCGTTATAATCACTTGCCCATCGTTAGGGTGCTGCTCAGTGCTTTCTGTTCTGTCCATGAAAAGAACCAG GCAGGGGATACTGCGCTCCATGTAGCTGCTGCTCTAAATCACAGGAAGGTGGTTAAGCTGTTGCTGGAGGCAGGGGCTGATGCATCCGTTGTCAACAAC gCAGGTCAGACCCCTCTAGAGGTTGCCAGACAGCACAATAACCCTGAGGTGGCACTCCTCCTCACTAAAGCATCCCAG GTCTCGCGCTTTAACCGTGGAAGAAGCctgaggaagaagagagagagactGAAGGAGGAAAGGCGAGCTCAGTCGGTACCACGGGATGAAGTGGTACAGAGCAAG GGCAGCGTCTCAGCTGCTGATGACACGCCGAGCAGTGACCAGCCACCGCAGAGGAAGAACAATCTGAAGGATGAACCCCGGTCAACCTCCCCAGATCCCAGAGGGaagaagagcaaaaagaaaaagccaaaggaaaag GTTTCAGCACTCTCGGACCCCATCTCCCCAGCTGATCAGCAGACACTCCCTCGGCCCCAGCAAAACGTGCCTAAGCGTAGAAGTAAACATCACTGCTCCTCTCCACCCCCTCCGCACGAGGTCCGAGCCTACCAGCTCTACACGCTCTACCGAGGGAAGGATGGGAAGGTGATGCAG GCACCAATAAATGGATGTCGTTGTGAGCCCCTGATAAATAAACTGGAAAATCAGCTGGAGGCAACGGTAGAAGAGATAAAAGCTGAGTTTGGGACAGTACAGGATAAGATGAATGTTAAGCTGGGCCAGATGGAAAGCAAAACTCAACATCAA ctcCGTGTTTTAGACAAGCTTATGGCTGAGCGGCTGTCCGCAGAGAGAACAGAGTGCCTTCACCgcctgcagcagcacactgagctggaaaaaaatgagGGGGAGAAACGGCAG GCTGCAGTTCTTCCTTCTGACTTTGGCAACAGTGCACCATCTCCAAGCTGTGTATTACTGCCAATAGGCAAGTTCTTTTTGTATGCTTGTTTAACCAGCATTACTAGAAAAACTGTTCCCATAGAGATCCAGCTCTTGCCTGTCTAG